The following coding sequences lie in one Arachis ipaensis cultivar K30076 chromosome B03, Araip1.1, whole genome shotgun sequence genomic window:
- the LOC107632153 gene encoding cyclic phosphodiesterase, which yields MMATQVYSVWAIPPPDVAARLGNLMAGLRSEFGGPHFEPHITVVGAIRLTADEAQNKLRSACEGFKAYDVTVDRVASGTFFYQCVYLLLHPHPQVMETSSHCCNHFGYERSTPYMPHLSLIYGDLTEEEKQKAIEKANVLDESLNGLSFQINRLALYKTDTEDKTCKSWEKIAECTLDSN from the exons ATGATGGCGACGCAAGTGTATTCGGTGTGGGCGATTCCACCGCCTGACGTGGCGGCAAGGTTGGGGAACCTCATGGCGGGACTTCGATCGGAGTTCGGTGGTCCGCATTTCGAGCCGCACATCACGGTGGTCGGAGCCATCAGATTGACCGCCGATGAGGCTCAGAACAAGCTCCGATCGGCGTGTGAAGGATTCAAGGCCTACGATGTGACCGTTGACCGCGTCGCCTCTGGCACCTTCTTCTATCAGTGTGTTTATCTTCTCCTTCATCCCCATCCTCAG GTTATGGAAACTAGCTCACACTGCTGCAACCACTTTGGTTACGAGCGTTCAACTC CTTACATGCCACACTTGAGTCTTATTTATGGCGATTTAACTGAGGAAGAGAAGCAGAAGGCTATAGAGAAGGCTAATGTTCTTGATGAAAGTCTCAATGGCTTGAGCTTTCAGATCAATCGCCTTGCATTATACAAAACTGACACTGAAGACAAAACTTGCAAGTCTTGGGAGAAAATTGCTGAATGCACCCTTGACTCAAATTAG
- the LOC107632152 gene encoding MACPF domain-containing protein CAD1: MENPSTMSSESLTATLTNTTHALGRGFDVSNDFRLLYCKGSRLLHQEHAKKDLIVSDGVVVPNVHADIGIITCTAENSHVKKLPVCTFHEMAKYFNEKSGLTGEIPNGSFNSMFNFNGSYTVDATATKSLAIVGYFIPLFEVRLTSLNLVLNEEIKCSVPHSWDPASLASFIENYGTHIVTSATIGGRDVIYIKQHQTSSLSYQDIGKYVNDIVDDRFLGVKNLPVPNPLKYKEKDVTVIFRRRGGNDLEQDHAKWAETVKLAPDIINMTFTPIVSLLEGVAGVNHLTRAIDLYLEYKPPMEDLQQFLDFQISRVWAPEQGNVQRKEPVCPSLQFSLMGPKLYITTDQVTVGRKPVTGLRLGLEGIKQNRLAIHLQHLVSLPRILVPHWDADMAIGAPKWQGPEEQDSRWFEKIKWKKFSHVSTAPVEYTETSIGELSGVHIVTGAQLCVWDFGAKNVLHLKLLYSKVPGCTIRRSVWDHKQDGSSSSMTKKNSDDRKEENSLKTAKHAKIVDMTEMCKGPQDIPGHWLVTGAKLGVDKGKIVLRIKYSLLNY, translated from the exons ATGGAGAATCCAAGTACAATGAGCTCTGAATCCCTCACTGCAACTCTCACCAACACAACCCATGCTCTTGGTAGAGGCTTTGATGTCTCTAATGATTTTCGCCTTCTCTACTGTAAAGGGTCTAGGCTTCTTCATCAGGAACATGCCAAGAAGGATCTTATTGTCTCTGATGGCGTAGTTGTTCCAAATGTGCATGCTGACATTGGCATCATCACTTGCACCGCAGAGAACAGTCACGTGAAGAAGCTCCCTGTCTGCACTTTCCATGAG ATGGCAAAATATTTCAATGAGAAATCCGGCTTAACTGGGGAAATTccaaatggaagcttcaattctATGTTCAATTTTAATGGCTCCTACACAGTCGACGCAACAGCTACAAAATCCCTTGCCATTGTTGGATATTTCATTCCACTTTTCGAGGTTAGACTAACCAGCCTGAATTTGGTCTTGAATGAAGAAATCAAGTGTTCTGTTCCTCACTCTTGGGATCCAGCATCCTTGGCAAG TTTTATTGAGAACTACGGCACACATATTGTCACATCTGCAACAATTGGTGGCAGAGATGTCATCTATATCAAGCAGCATCAAACATCTAGTTTGAGCTACCAAGACATTGGGAAATATGTAAATGACATTGTAGATGATAGGTTTCTTGGTGTGAAAAACCTGCCTGTCCCTAATCCTTTAAAATACAAGGAGAAG GATGTTACTGTCATTTTTAGAAGAAGAGGTGGTAATGATCTTGAGCAAGATCATGCCAAATGGGCTGAGACAGTAAAATTAGCACCAGATATCATTAACATGACATTTACACCCATTGTTTCTCTTCTTGAAGGAGTGGCTGGTGTAAATCATTTGACCCGTGCAATTGATCTATATCTAGAAT ACAAACCCCCTATGGAAGATCTTCAGCAATTCTTAGATTTCCAAATATCTCGAGTTTGGGCACCGGAGCAGGGCAATGTACAAAGGAAGGAGCCTGTCTGTCCATCCCTCCAGTTCAGCTTGATGGGACCAAAGCTTTATATTACTACAGATCAG GTAACAGTTGGACGCAAACCAGTCACTGGGCTAAGGCTTGGACTAGAAGGCATCAAACAGAACCGACTCGCAATTCATTTGCAGCATCTAGTCTCCCTGCCAAGAATCCTTGTACCCCACTGGGATGCAGACATGGCCATAGGTGCTCCCAAGTGGCAAGGTCCAGAGGAGCAAGACAGCCGTTGGTTCGAAAAGATCAAATGGAAGAAGTTCTCCCATGTAAGCACTGCACCAGTTGAGTACACAGAAACAAGTATTGGGGAGCTCTCTGGTGTTCACATTGTGACTGGGGCTCAGCTTTGTGTTTGGGACTTTGGTGCCAAGAATGTGTTGCACCTCAAGCTCCTCTACTCTAAGGTACCTGGATGTACCATAAGGAGGTCTGTTTGGGATCATAAGCAGGACGGTTCTTCATCGTCGATGACAAAGAAAAACTCTGATGATAGAAAGGAAGAGAATTCACTCAAGACTGCAAAACATGCAAAGATTGTGGACATGACAGAGATGTGTAAAGGGCCTCAAGATATTCCTGGTCATTGGTTAGTCACAGGGGCTAAGCTTGGAGTGGACAAGGGAAAAATTGTACTCAGAATTAAGTATTCTTTGCTTAACTACTGA
- the LOC107634040 gene encoding protein NRT1/ PTR FAMILY 4.5-like, whose translation MQENSEAVERRRNMEWVEQEEEELVVDGKVDWRGRRAVRNKHGGFTVAVLALVMFAFENMATLSIAVNSVTYFNRTMHYVLSDAANMVTNYMGVSYILSILVAVLADTWIGRCKSVLVSAFFEFLGLSLLTVQAHSKTLKPPLCNVLDPTAKCDKLAGSNQAFLYLGLYVLALGSAGVKASLPSHGADQFDEKHPKESVQMSTFFNGLLFAVCVGGTVSLTLFVYIEDHKGWDWGFGISTVAIFLGLLIFAFGIPLYRIHVLSETSAIIQIIQVYVAAIRNRNLQLPADPMELYEIEQDKEAALDLEYLPHRNIYRFLDKAAIQERRWNAEAERGPWKVCRVTQVENAKVIASMVPIFLCTIIMTLCLAQLQTFSVQQGYTMDTRITNHFNIPPASLPIIPVLFLLIIIPLYDRVCVPLLRKITGIPTGITHLQRIGVGLLLSSISMAIAAAIEVKRKNVARDNNMLDATEPLPLSIFWLSFQYVVFGIADMFTYVGLLEFFYSEAPKALKSTSTCFLWCSMALGYFLSTIMVQIVNGATKNITASGGWLRGNNINRNHLNLFFLLLSVLSLINFSVYLVVSTRYQYRPQGPTASVTVTRRAIPMNENL comes from the exons ATGCAGGAAAACTCTGAAGCTGTTGAGAGGAGAAGGAATATGGAGTGGGTGGAGCAGGAGGAAGAAGAGTTGGTGGTGGATGGAAAAGTTGATTGGAGAGGAAGAAGAGCTGTGAGAAACAAGCATGGTGGCTTCACAGTTGCTGTGCTCGCACTAG TGATGTTTGCATTTGAGAACATGGCAACACTCTCAATAGCAGTGAACTCGGTGACATACTTCAACCGCACCATGCACTACGTGCTATCAGACGCGGCTAACATGGTCACAAACTACATGGGTGTCAGTTACATTCTCTCCATTCTTGTGGCCGTTCTGGCCGACACCTGGATTGGCAGATGCAAATCCGTTCTCGTCTCTGCCTTCTTCGAGTTCTTGGGCCTCTCATTGCTCACAGTTCAAGCACACAGCAAAACCCTCAAACCCCCACTTTGCAACGTGCTGGATCCAACTGCAAAGTGTGACAAACTCGCTGGCAGTAATCAAGCTTTTCTCTATCTCGGCCTTTATGTCTTGGCCTTGGGGAGTGCAGGGGTGAAGGCTTCGCTTCCATCGCACGGTGCAGATCAGTTTGATGAGAAGCACCCTAAGGAATCCGTGCAGATGTCCACGTTCTTCAACGGTCTGTTATTTGCTGTTTGTGTTGGTGGCACCGTCAGCCTAACCTTGTTTGTGTACATAGAAGACCATAAAGGATGGGATTGGGGCTTTGGAATCTCCACTGTTGCTATTTTCTTAGGCCTCCTAATCTTTGCTTTTGGAATTCCACTTTACCGAATCCATGTTTTAAGTGAAACAAGCGCCATCATTCAGATCATTCAGGTCTATGTTGCTGCAATTCGCAACAGAAACCTTCAACTTCCTGCAGATCCTATGGAACTCTACGAGATTGAACAGGACAAAGAAGCAGCCCTAGACTTGGAATATCTACCACATAGAAATATTTACAG ATTCTTGGACAAAGCTGCAATCCAAGAAAGAAGATGGAACGCGGAAGCAGAAAGGGGTCCATGGAAAGTATGCAGAGTGACACAAGTGGAAAATGCAAAAGTGATTGCAAGCATGGTGCCAATATTCCTGTGCACAATAATAATGACTCTTTGCTTAGCACAACTCCAAACCTTTTCAGTCCAACAAGGCTACACCATGGACACAAGAATCACCAACCACTTCAACATCCCCCCTGCATCTCTCCCAATCATCCCGGTCCTCTTCTTGCTCATCATCATCCCTCTCTATGACCGCGTCTGCGTCCCCCTCCTCCGCAAGATCACCGGCATCCCTACCGGCATAACGCACCTCCAGCGCATAGGCGTCGGCCTCCTCCTCTCCTCAATCTCAATGGCAATTGCTGCAGCCATAGAAGTCAAAAGAAAGAACGTTGCAAGAGACAACAACATGCTCGATGCAACTGAGCCATTGCCACTCAGCATATTCTGGCTCTCTTTTCAGTACGTTGTGTTTGGAATAGCGGACATGTTCACCTACGTCGGCTTACTTGAATTCTTCTATTCGGAGGCGCCAAAAGCGCTCAAGTCCACGTCCACTTgcttcctttggtgctccatggCGCTTGGCTATTTTCTTAGTACCATAATGGTTCAGATTGTGAATGGTGCAACGAAGAATATCACTGCAAGTGGAGGGTGGTTGAGGGGGAATAACATTAACAGGAACCATCTGAACTTGTTCTTCTTGTTACTTTCGGTGCTGAGTTTGATTAACTTCTCTGTCTATTTGGTGGTTTCAACAAGGTACCAGTACAGACCTCAAGGACCTACGGCTTCAGTTACAGTTACCAGAAGGGCCATTCCAATGAATGAAAACTTGTGA